The bacterium DNA window ACGGCGAGGTCAGCTTCGCGGGCTTCGCCGGGGCCGTTGACGACGCAGCCCATCACGGCGATATGCAGCGGCTTGTCAATCTTCGCGACGGCTTTTTCGACGCGGGCACACAGGTCGAGCAAATCCACTTCGCAGCGGCCACACGAGGGACAGGCGACGAGATTAACCCCCTTCGTGCGCAGGCCCAGGGCTTTCAGAATTTCCCATGCGACTTTAACCTCTTCGACCGGATCAGCGGTCAACGACACGCGCAGCGTTTCCCCAATGCCGTTCTGCAGCAGATAGCCGATACCGAGCGCCGACTTAATCGAGCCTGTGAACATCGGACCGGCTTCCGTCACACCCAGATGCAAGGGATAGTCGCTGCGCTCCCGGAAGAGGGTGTAGGCTTCGATCATGCGCGGCACATTCGACGCCTTAAGCGACACGGTCAGGTTCGTGAAGCCCTCGTCCTCAAGCCACGCGACATGCCGCAGTGCCGATTCAACCATTCCCTGCGGCGTCGGGCCGCTGTACTTATCAATCAGGTCTTTTTCGAGCGATCCGGAGTTGACGCCGACGCGCATGGCGATTCCGGCGTCAAGCGCGGCCTTGGTCACAACTTTAGCACGACCTTCGCCGCCCAAGTTGCCGGGGTTGATGCGGATCTTGTCCACGCCGGCGTCAATGGCTTTGAGCGCCAGCTTGTAATGGAAGTGAATGTCAGCCACCAGCGGCACGCGCATGTTGCGCTTGATCTCAAAGAGCGCGGCGGCGGCTTCGTCATCAGGCACAGCCACGCGAATGATCTCGCAGCCCGCTTCTTCGAGACGGTGAAT harbors:
- the ispG gene encoding flavodoxin-dependent (E)-4-hydroxy-3-methylbut-2-enyl-diphosphate synthase; the protein is MELLPLKGTCTEKPANGLALPVLGEFTAQSFRHKRVRECKIGSVTIGGDYPVAIQSMTLTDTRDAQATLEQIHRLEEAGCEIIRVAVPDDEAAAALFEIKRNMRVPLVADIHFHYKLALKAIDAGVDKIRINPGNLGGEGRAKVVTKAALDAGIAMRVGVNSGSLEKDLIDKYSGPTPQGMVESALRHVAWLEDEGFTNLTVSLKASNVPRMIEAYTLFRERSDYPLHLGVTEAGPMFTGSIKSALGIGYLLQNGIGETLRVSLTADPVEEVKVAWEILKALGLRTKGVNLVACPSCGRCEVDLLDLCARVEKAVAKIDKPLHIAVMGCVVNGPGEAREADLAVVGGKGKGLLMKDGKVIATLPEDELIPALLREADAYDVSQRPSGKVRFVASA